From a single Candidatus Brevundimonas phytovorans genomic region:
- a CDS encoding FadD3 family acyl-CoA ligase, with the protein MSSLPLSIPDAARRAAQRWPDATALIEGDQSWTFTALWRDALAFAAACQAMGLGHGDRVAIWAPNSREWILAALGAQTLGCVLVPLNTRFKGAEAADLIRRAGVRVLFTVSEFLGVRYPSLIATEDVPALERIVLLDQLDDFLAAGAEADLDALDAAAARLSPDDLSDIIFTSGTTGAPKGALSAHGQVVAVITGWSERIDLREGDRFLIVNPFFHTFGYKAGWVACLLRGAAIVPMPIFDVEGAASLVEAARITVLPGPPTIYQSLLTLQNTDRRRDLSSLRVAITGAAPVPPVLIERMSRELGMERVVNGYGMTECSVICMSRPEDDAETVSSTCGPPLDGVELCCVDAEGRALPVGEAGEIWVRSALVMRGYLDDPAATAAAIDADGWLHTGDIGVLDARGYLKVTDRKKDMYICGGFNCYPAEIEKVLSEHPGVEIAAVIGVPDERMGEVGRAFIVLRPGAQLTETELLAWAREIMANYKAPRSIRIVPDLPRNPAGKVLKTRLRDHA; encoded by the coding sequence ATGAGCTCCCTGCCCCTCTCCATTCCCGACGCCGCCCGCAGGGCCGCCCAGCGCTGGCCCGACGCCACAGCGCTGATCGAGGGCGACCAGAGCTGGACCTTCACCGCTCTGTGGCGAGACGCCCTCGCCTTCGCCGCCGCCTGCCAGGCGATGGGCCTGGGCCACGGCGACCGCGTCGCCATCTGGGCCCCCAACAGCCGCGAGTGGATTCTGGCCGCCCTCGGCGCCCAGACCCTCGGCTGCGTCCTGGTGCCGCTCAATACCCGCTTCAAGGGCGCCGAGGCCGCCGACCTGATCCGGCGCGCCGGGGTCCGGGTGCTGTTCACGGTCAGCGAATTCCTCGGCGTCCGCTATCCGTCGCTGATTGCGACGGAGGATGTCCCCGCCCTGGAGCGCATCGTCCTTCTGGATCAGTTGGACGACTTCCTGGCAGCGGGCGCCGAGGCCGACCTCGACGCTCTGGACGCCGCCGCCGCGCGTCTGTCGCCCGATGACCTGTCCGACATCATCTTCACCTCGGGCACCACCGGCGCGCCCAAGGGCGCCTTGTCCGCCCACGGCCAGGTCGTCGCCGTCATCACCGGCTGGAGCGAGCGTATCGACCTGCGAGAAGGCGACCGCTTCCTGATCGTGAATCCCTTCTTCCATACCTTCGGCTACAAGGCCGGCTGGGTCGCCTGCCTGCTGCGAGGCGCCGCCATCGTCCCCATGCCGATCTTCGACGTCGAGGGCGCGGCCAGCCTCGTCGAGGCCGCCCGCATCACCGTCCTGCCCGGCCCCCCGACCATCTACCAGTCCCTGCTGACCCTGCAGAACACCGACCGCCGCCGTGACCTGTCGTCTCTTCGTGTGGCCATCACCGGCGCCGCGCCCGTCCCTCCGGTCCTGATCGAACGGATGAGCCGCGAACTGGGCATGGAGCGGGTCGTGAACGGCTACGGCATGACCGAATGCAGCGTCATCTGCATGAGCCGCCCTGAAGACGACGCCGAGACTGTTTCGTCCACTTGCGGGCCCCCGCTCGACGGCGTCGAGCTCTGCTGCGTCGACGCCGAGGGCCGAGCCCTGCCTGTCGGCGAGGCCGGCGAAATCTGGGTCCGCTCCGCCCTCGTCATGCGCGGCTATCTGGACGACCCCGCCGCGACGGCCGCCGCCATCGACGCCGACGGCTGGCTGCACACCGGCGACATCGGCGTTCTTGATGCGCGCGGCTACCTGAAGGTCACCGACCGCAAGAAGGACATGTATATCTGCGGCGGCTTCAACTGCTATCCGGCCGAAATCGAGAAGGTCCTGTCGGAGCATCCCGGCGTCGAGATCGCAGCGGTCATCGGTGTCCCGGACGAACGCATGGGCGAGGTCGGGCGCGCCTTCATCGTGCTGCGTCCGGGCGCGCAACTAACCGAGACCGAGTTGCTGGCCTGGGCCCGCGAGATCATGGCCAACTACAAGGCGCCTCGTTCGATCCGCATCGTCCCGGACCTGCCCCGCAACCCGGCCGGCAAGGTGCTGAAGACGCGTCTGCGCGACCATGCCTGA
- a CDS encoding SDR family oxidoreductase: MGRYLVTGSASGIGQSVAQALKAEGHQVIGVDLREAEIIADLATAEGRAALVVEAERLSGGVLDGVVAAAGLSRADIADVTLAVNYFGAVATLEGLRPLLARAERGRAVVLCSTAALLGGDEDVVAACLDGDEALAQTRLTANPWTVYMTSKLALARWLRRTAVQPEWAGAGLLLNAVAPGVVKTPMTAPLLADENMLAMVAQANPMAVKDYAEPAEIAESILHLLMLKGHYVVGQILYSDGGTDAIMRPDTL; this comes from the coding sequence ATGGGTCGTTATCTTGTCACCGGCTCCGCCTCGGGCATCGGCCAATCCGTCGCCCAAGCCCTCAAGGCCGAGGGCCATCAGGTCATTGGCGTCGATCTGAGAGAGGCCGAGATCATCGCCGACCTCGCCACCGCTGAAGGCCGGGCCGCCCTGGTCGTCGAGGCCGAGCGTCTGTCAGGCGGCGTGCTCGACGGCGTGGTGGCCGCTGCGGGCCTGTCGCGCGCGGACATTGCCGACGTCACCCTGGCGGTGAACTATTTCGGCGCCGTGGCCACGCTCGAAGGCCTGCGGCCATTGCTGGCGCGGGCCGAGCGCGGTCGCGCGGTCGTCCTCTGCTCCACGGCGGCGCTGCTGGGGGGCGACGAGGACGTGGTCGCCGCCTGCCTCGACGGCGACGAAGCCCTGGCCCAGACACGACTGACCGCCAATCCCTGGACCGTCTACATGACCTCAAAGCTGGCGTTGGCGCGCTGGCTGCGCCGAACGGCCGTCCAGCCGGAATGGGCCGGCGCCGGACTGCTGCTCAACGCCGTGGCGCCCGGCGTGGTGAAGACCCCCATGACAGCGCCGCTTCTGGCGGATGAAAACATGCTGGCCATGGTCGCCCAGGCCAATCCCATGGCGGTCAAGGACTATGCAGAGCCCGCCGAGATCGCCGAGAGCATTCTGCATCTGCTCATGCTCAAGGGTCACTATGTGGTGGGCCAGATCCTCTACAGCGACGGTGGAACCGACGCGATCATGAGGCCTGACACGCTCTAA
- a CDS encoding NAD(P)/FAD-dependent oxidoreductase: MLTNDRPLPLEPTAELRSALDDAHTPTLLMVYVHLTGDTAMLDHFEPYITSPWAPDPTPMPAGLEDELREQLFQVLTRTPGVTPKALDAETMQRMMSVAVGEPIPTDQVPLLLEQMGFELPPSRATVPGRKTPPSDFNVLIIGAGLTGIVASIKLAEAGYDHVIIEKNPEIGGTWYENRYPGCGVDTPSHFYSYSFEINPEWTTYYPKAQEMQDYLLRVADKYSIRDRTRFNTRVLACLWDEASKRWQVTLQKADGSEEVVTAKAVINAHGPLNRWKLPPIPGLDTYKGIAVHTAGWTSDIDVTGKKVILIGTGASAVQLAPAIADKVQSLTVLQRDKHWLLHNPEIAVPVTEGVQFAMRHIPKYKEWFRFRVYWFAGDGLFVNVLKDPDWADHPTSVSAVNDMMRNIAVGYLQAKTEGRPDLYEKLLPDFPIFSKRLLLDTGWFDTLRHPNVRLENTEVTRITETGVVTSDGEEIEADIIIFATGFITAKALGPLTVVGREGASLGEIWGDEDPRSYLGVTVPQFPNFFLTVGPNSAPNHAAGQNLLSEAQTHYIIECLDRVVAEDGHGIEPTRDAFDAWNRQIETRMQDMIWSHPKAKSYYNNSKGRNFMSWPYRLVDYWNASRTPEAESFQVLK; this comes from the coding sequence TTGCTGACCAACGACCGGCCCCTGCCGCTTGAGCCCACTGCGGAACTGAGATCCGCCCTGGACGATGCCCACACACCGACCCTGCTGATGGTCTATGTCCACCTCACGGGCGATACGGCCATGCTGGATCACTTCGAGCCCTACATCACCTCGCCCTGGGCGCCCGATCCGACGCCGATGCCGGCGGGCCTCGAGGACGAGTTGCGCGAACAGCTGTTCCAGGTGCTGACCCGCACGCCCGGCGTGACGCCCAAGGCGCTCGACGCCGAAACCATGCAGCGGATGATGTCCGTTGCGGTGGGCGAACCCATTCCCACCGATCAGGTGCCCCTGCTGCTGGAGCAGATGGGCTTTGAACTGCCGCCGTCGCGCGCGACCGTTCCGGGACGCAAGACGCCGCCGTCCGACTTCAACGTCCTGATCATCGGCGCCGGCCTGACCGGCATCGTCGCCTCGATCAAGCTGGCCGAGGCTGGCTACGACCACGTCATCATCGAGAAGAACCCGGAAATCGGCGGCACCTGGTACGAGAACCGCTATCCCGGCTGCGGCGTCGACACCCCCAGCCACTTCTACTCCTACTCCTTTGAGATCAATCCGGAGTGGACCACCTATTATCCCAAGGCCCAGGAGATGCAGGACTACCTGCTGCGGGTGGCCGACAAGTACAGCATCCGGGACCGCACCCGTTTCAACACGCGGGTTCTGGCCTGCCTGTGGGACGAGGCTTCCAAGCGCTGGCAGGTCACGCTTCAGAAGGCCGACGGCAGCGAAGAGGTCGTCACCGCCAAGGCCGTGATCAACGCCCATGGGCCGCTGAACCGCTGGAAACTGCCGCCCATTCCGGGCCTGGACACCTACAAGGGGATCGCCGTCCATACCGCCGGATGGACCTCTGACATCGACGTGACTGGCAAGAAGGTCATCCTGATCGGCACGGGCGCCAGCGCTGTCCAGCTGGCCCCGGCCATCGCCGACAAGGTCCAGTCCCTGACGGTGCTGCAACGCGATAAGCACTGGCTGCTGCACAACCCCGAGATCGCCGTGCCGGTCACGGAAGGCGTGCAGTTCGCCATGCGCCACATCCCCAAATACAAGGAATGGTTCCGCTTCCGCGTCTACTGGTTCGCCGGCGACGGCCTGTTCGTCAACGTGCTGAAGGACCCGGATTGGGCGGATCACCCGACCTCGGTCTCGGCGGTCAACGACATGATGCGCAACATCGCCGTCGGCTATCTGCAGGCCAAGACGGAAGGCCGCCCCGACCTTTACGAGAAGCTGCTGCCGGACTTCCCGATCTTCTCCAAACGCCTGCTGCTGGACACGGGCTGGTTCGACACCCTGCGTCACCCCAATGTGCGCCTAGAAAACACCGAGGTGACGCGCATCACCGAGACGGGCGTCGTGACTTCCGACGGAGAGGAAATCGAAGCGGATATCATCATCTTCGCCACCGGCTTCATCACCGCAAAGGCGCTCGGTCCCTTGACCGTCGTGGGACGAGAGGGCGCCAGCCTGGGCGAGATCTGGGGCGATGAAGACCCGCGCTCCTATCTCGGCGTGACGGTTCCGCAATTCCCCAACTTCTTCCTCACCGTCGGTCCCAACAGCGCGCCCAACCACGCTGCTGGCCAGAACCTGCTGTCGGAAGCCCAGACCCACTACATCATTGAATGTCTGGATCGCGTCGTCGCCGAAGACGGCCACGGCATCGAACCGACCCGCGACGCCTTCGACGCCTGGAACCGCCAGATCGAGACGCGCATGCAGGACATGATCTGGAGCCACCCCAAGGCCAAGAGCTACTACAACAACTCCAAGGGACGGAACTTCATGTCCTGGCCCTATCGCCTGGTCGACTACTGGAATGCGTCGCGGACTCCTGAGGCCGAGTCCTTCCAGGTTCTGAAATAG
- a CDS encoding SDR family NAD(P)-dependent oxidoreductase: MTFQDKVVVITGAASGIGQATAVRFAAQGAVVALGDINEEGLLATRALLGEDARVSLHRVDVGDPADCEAFIAAAAKAHGRIDILANVAGVLDWSPLGDFDAARWNRLVSINMGGVFFLSQAAAAHLKATQGNIVNVASAAALVGIAYNSAYCASKAGVVAMTKAMAIELAGDQVRVNAVCPSGVMTPMIMAAGLPEGADMNLIGRAAPKLGRLIEADEVAASILFLASNDGRSITGSILAVDSAQTAG, translated from the coding sequence ATGACGTTTCAGGACAAGGTGGTGGTGATCACCGGCGCGGCCTCTGGCATTGGCCAGGCGACGGCTGTTCGGTTTGCGGCCCAGGGCGCCGTGGTGGCGCTCGGGGACATCAATGAAGAGGGTCTGTTGGCGACCCGCGCCCTTCTGGGCGAGGATGCTCGTGTCAGCCTGCACCGGGTGGATGTCGGGGATCCGGCGGACTGTGAGGCCTTTATCGCCGCGGCGGCCAAGGCGCACGGTCGCATAGACATTCTGGCCAATGTGGCGGGCGTGCTGGACTGGTCCCCGCTGGGCGATTTCGACGCCGCGCGCTGGAACCGCCTGGTGTCGATCAACATGGGCGGGGTCTTCTTCCTGAGCCAGGCGGCGGCGGCGCACCTGAAGGCGACCCAGGGCAATATCGTCAACGTCGCCTCGGCGGCCGCCCTGGTCGGCATCGCCTACAACTCGGCCTATTGTGCGAGCAAGGCTGGCGTGGTGGCCATGACCAAGGCGATGGCGATTGAACTCGCCGGTGATCAGGTGCGGGTCAATGCGGTCTGCCCTTCAGGGGTGATGACGCCGATGATCATGGCGGCGGGTCTGCCCGAGGGGGCGGACATGAACCTGATCGGGCGTGCGGCGCCCAAGTTGGGTCGGCTGATCGAAGCCGACGAGGTGGCGGCCTCCATCCTGTTCTTGGCGTCGAACGACGGCCGCTCAATTACGGGTTCGATCCTGGCCGTGGACAGCGCCCAGACCGCCGGCTGA